From the genome of Sediminibacter sp. Hel_I_10:
CAGAGAATATCTAAACAAAGATGATGTTGACTTTTTAGAAGAATACACTGCGAATTGGGAAGTTCCGATTAGTAAACACAAACCAGCCGAGCTTTTGGTACGATTAGAACAAGAATACTCAAAAAAAAATTGTGGAACGATAAACTCAAACGACACATCCGAGCATATGGATGAATATCTGCAATCAATGGTCAATCAAGACAAAAGTAAAATTTTAGGCTTAGAGAGTCGTTCGGACCAATTTAATGCCATCAATATTGTAAATAATGAGGAAATGACTTGGGAAAAAGCAAAAAACGCATTCTCTAATTTGGAAAGTAAATTCCAAAAAAATAAATTTAAAAAAAGGGTTTGTGCAATGGCAAAAAATTATATGAAAATGAAATTAGATTACCAGTTTGAAGTTAAATGTGCAGAAAATGATGGAATTTTATCAAACAGAAATGAAAAATGGATGCCAATAATAGAAAATGCAATCAAAAATTATAATTCAGCATTTATCGCAGTAGGTTTACTTCATCTGCAAGGACAATGCGGAATTATTGAACAACTAAGAAAAAACGGATACGAAGTAAATCCTGTAAAATTGTAACAAGAGCAGCAGCTAACATATATAAGCTATGGCTTGCTTGGTCTGTGCCAATTTGGAAATCTTCTGATTTTCCAAAGGCAGGTTTTTATCCCAAAGATTCGTACTAAAACACGCCACAGCTCATATACATTACCGTCAGTAATTTAAAAAAAACGTCTATTTAATGAATTTTAGAGTTAATACTGATACTTGGTTTATCTTCTGCATTTTATTTATATCTGCATTAGCCCTATGTATGATCTTATTCATTATTATTCCTTTTTTTATGAGAAAAAAGCAACTGAATAGAATCAAATCTAGAAACGAGAAAAAGATTTTTAAATACAGTCAATTAGACAGAAAAAAAAATGAACTCAAATTATCAGTTCAAGAAGAGGACATAAAAAAATTAAAAACAGATATAAGTGATTATCTATATGAAATAGCGCAACCAGATTCAAATAGCCCTAATCTTATTCTCTTTTATTCCGATTTTGAAAAAATCTATCCAAATTTTAGCCAATCTTTGAAAAAAATAAGTCCGAATATTTCTGCAAATGAATTAAAGCTATGCGCCCTAATCAGGTTAAATTTAAGTTCAAAAGAAATAGGGCAAATATTAAATATTACTCAAGATAGTGTAAATAAAGCTAGATATAGGTTGAGAAAAAAATTAGGGCTTACCTCTAATGATGATATTTTCACAGCGCTTTTGAATCTGACATAGTGATAATTATACCCTTGTCCATCATTTGTCTATGACCTAATTTTTGAACGTAAAGCAGCAAGATGGTTATTTGTTAAAAAATAATATCATGAGACTATTTGAAATCATTTTACTCCTTATTAGTTCAATTTTTCCTTTGTACATTTCAACTAAAGGCTATCAACTCAGCAAAAAATTTCCATTAATAATTATTGGAGGAGTTTTTATCCTACATTTTATTCTCGAAGGATACAGATGGCAAATGATGCCGTGCTATTTAATAAATCTAATTTTAGTTTGGTGTCTTTACAAAGCGTATGCATTTTTTAATGGAGGATGGATTAAAAAAATTATAAGTGGATTAACATTCTCGGCATTGCTATTACTTGCTTGGAGTTTACCTAACATTCTGCCTGTTTTTAGTTTACCCACACCAACTGGAAAATATAAAATAGGTTCAGACTATATGCATTTAAAAACAGATAGAGCCGAACAAATCACAGAGAATACTGATGATAAAAGAGAGCTCATGATCAAGGTTTGGTATCCTGCAAATATCAAAGATGAAGATAAAGAACCTTATCTAAATGATGGCGATAGAATTGGTTTTGCTGAAAAATATGGCTTACCAAAATCGACTTTCAATTATTTAAATTATGTTGAAACACACACTTATAGATCCCCTAAAGTAGCAAACCAAAAGTTCCCTGTTTTAATTTTTTCTCACGGTTCTTATTCTAAAGCTTCAGGTTATTATGCAATTATAGAAGAGATTGTAAGTCACGGCTATATTGTTTTAAATATTAATCATACTTATGAAAGCACAGGCACTTTGTTTCCTGACGGTACAATAAAGCTCTACAGTAAAGAGTATGATGAAAAATACGTTAGTACTCAAGAAATGGCCGAATTAGCGTGGAAAAGTCAGCAAGATTTTAACAATGCTAAAACTGAAAGTGAAAAGTTTACAGTTTCACAAAATATCTTGAAAAATTATATTGCTTCAGAGATAACAAAACGATGGTCAAAGGATATTACTTCAGTAATTGATACATTAAAAACTTGGAACAAATCGTCATTTTTAGCAAATCATTTAGATACAAATAAAATAGGCGTTTTTGGGCATTCTCAAGGAGCTTCTGCAATAGGCCAATCACTTCTAGAAGATGATAGAATAATTGCTGGTTTAAATTTAGATGGTGTACAATGGGGAAATATGATAGATTCAACTCTCAACAAACCTTTTCTTTATATGTCTTCTGAATGGGTACCTCCTCATCCCAATTTTAATAAATATGCCTTTAGAAATGGAAGTTCTGCCGCTTTTTATAAAGCCAAAATTAATAATAGTGGTCACGCTAGCTTTATGGACATTCCATTGATGGTTAATTTGCAACTTATAAACGAAGCGGGAACGATAAACCCCAACAGAGCATACATGATAACCACAGATGCCATATTACAGTTTTTTGACATGTACTTATTAAATAAACCAACCAATTTAATGGACTTGAAAACTAAATATAGTGAATTTGAAATTATGCAAAAAAAATAATAAAACTGGCTAGTACACTCTATATAAAATGCTGTCAAAGGCTGAGGGAAACGAACCTTTTACTTATTATTTATTGGATTCATAAAAACCGAAAAGTAATGGCATATCGAATGGCTGAATATTGTTATTTTCGAATTTCAGACACTACAGTTGATTATGATAAACTATCAGAAATATTTGAAAATAAAAAATAGTTATTTACAACACCGCATAAAATGAATTGCTAATTTAAGCCAGTTTAAAACAGTCCTCGCATCCTCTATCTGTGCTTTATTTGCTGACTGTAGCCCAGCTCATTTTATAAAATCGTCTGCTACGAGAGCTCGATAAAATAAAAAATGAACGTACAACATTACAAACCAAAACATAAAACCTTAAAAAAGCATATTGCTGGTTATTATTTTATGACCAAAAGCGAGTCTAGGTTACCCATCCATTATTTAACGTTTCCCACTAATAATCTCATTGTCAGCACAAGCCAGGATGCTAATGTTCAATTTGATTTTGAAAAAATAATGGTAACACCTTCAAAAAACAAAAATATAGTTACCGATGTAGTGTTTAGATATACCAAGCCGTATGAAGTCTTCTATCAAGAACCAACTAATGAAATAACCATTAAATTTAATCCTCTGGGAATAAACCGATTTGTCCCTAACATTTCAGAATATTTTGACAAGGGATCTTGTACAAATTTTCAACCTTTCAATGATTTTAATTTTGAAATGCAACTGATTTTTGACATAAGCAACCGAGACCAGCAAATTGAACAACTAGAAAAGTATTGGTTATCAAAATTTAGAGCTGTTGAATTGGATAGATTAGAAACGTTATTGCGTGATTTAGAAGGCGAACTTAGTATTGGTGAAATCTCTGAAAAATACCAAATTTCAAGACAATATCTAAATAAGCTCATTCTAAAGAATTTGGGCAAAACACCTTCGGAATATCGAAAAATATATAAATTTAGAAAAGCCTTGTTAGATTTTAAGAGCGTAAATAATCTCACCGAGCTTTCCTATAAAAGTCTTTTTCACGACCAATCTCATTTTATAAAAGAATTCAAATCACTTACCAACATCAAACCCAGTTCGTTTTTTAGAAACATAGATTCAAATAAGGATATTGCCTGGTTATTTATATAAGGTAGTTTCCATTTTTACAATTTAATCATGCTAGAGATACTTTAATTTGTAGAAATATTCTAATCGATTTTATATGAAAAAGTTATTATGTTCCGTCTTTTTAATCACAATGATCCTAAATCTATACGCACAATCCAATCAAGAAAAGGAACCCACTTTTATCAAGGCAGGAAAGTTATTTGATTCAGAGCATGGAACAATCCTTGTAAATTACATCATCAAAATAGAGAATAACAAAATAACTGAAATTGGAAAAAATATCACCATTCCTAAAAATGGAAAGGTGATTGACTTAAGTGATTATACTGTGCTCCCAGGATTAATTGATGGTCACACCCATTTAATGACGCTAGATGACTTAAATGATGATTATCCTATGGCTCAAAAAGTATTATTTGAAGGAGATGCCTTAAGAGTTCTTAGAGGTGCCAATAGAGCTAAGACCTGGCTGGAAGCAGGTTTTACAACAGTAAGAGATTTAGGGGATTCTGGTCCCTTTCTTGATGTGGCTCTAAAAAGGGCCATTAATGAAGGAACAACTGTTGGTCCTAGAATGTTTGTCTCGGGACCGATTATCACTTCTGAAGGTGGTCAGGTTTTTGGTCTGTTAAAAAGTGAACGCGGAGTAATTAAAGACGAATATACCATAATTAAGAATGTAGATGATGCTATTAATGCAGTAAGAATACACGTAAACTATGGTGCAGATCTTATCAAGATTTGTGCTAATAATTCACCAAACAATACGAGTCTTACCATTGACGAAATGAAAGCCATCGTTAAAATGGCGCATCGGTATAACAGAAAGGTTACAGCGCACGCCACATACGACATGGCGGTTTGGGAAGCTGTAAACGCTGGTGTCGACGGAATTGAACATGGCTATCAAATTTCAGATACCACATTAACGCTTATGGCAAAAAAAGGCGTAGCACTAATCCCTACAGACATCTCCAAACCGCTGTATCACAAAGCTTATGATATCTTAGATTATCAAGGAGACAGAGATGCTGCAATTAAAAGTATTAAAGATAACTATCAAGACAGGTTGCAAAGAGCCATTAAAGCAGGAGTGACCATCTTAACAGGGTCAGACAACTATATTGATTTTAAGATGCCGCAAGGAGAAGCTGCAAAAAATATCCTTATATCGTATGAAGAAGAAGGAATGAAACCTTTTAATATTCTGCAATCCTCAACCTACTTATCAGCGAAATTTATGGGTAAAGAAGATGAACTCGGGATTTTAAAAGAAGGTGCTTATGCCGATATTATTGCTGTAAAAGGTGATCTGGAACATGACTTTTCAAATACAATTTTCAATGTCGTCTTTGTGATGAAGAACGGTGAAATTTATGTTGAAAAAGAGTAGATACTGGCTAAAACCGTATAAAACTAATTTCTATGAATTGCCTATCTAAGGACGTTCTTTTGAGATTTACAACTATTATTTATTTGCTGATTTAGATGTTTAAATCAAGCTAATAATCTTAAATGTTATACATTGGCGTCAATTTTTTAACAAAACGGAAATGAAAACACTATTAAAAAAAATGAGGTTATTGATACCAAAAACCACTAAGTATTTTTTTGACTTTTTTGTTGTCTTTATTGGGGTTTTTCTAGCATTTTGGTTGAATGCGAGAAAAGAAGAGCAAAATAAACAGGAAGAGGAGGTTCAGGTGTATCGTGCCATATATGAAGATTTGAACGCGTTCTATATTTCAGGTCGAGAAGAAAATAAAAAAGGGTTTATCAATTTATTTCAGAGAATAAAAAATGATCTAGATAGTCTTATTGCTATCAAGCAAATACCTGCGCATAACCGTCTATATGGCGATTATTGGCATTTAGAGATTATCAATGCCTTATCAAATAGTGGTAGACTAACAAATATAGATGCCGAATTATTTAAAGGATTAGCAAACCTTAATACTTCCCATCAAATGTTTTTAGATGAAATTGAAAGCTTCAACCTAAAATATGAAAACGACATTACAGACCACTATGAAGAAGGAATGGATTATTTCTATAAATTAGACGCTAATGAACCTAAAGAGAGAATAAAAATTTTACAGCATCGATTAAAGCGTATTATTTCACTTGCACAAATGCTTGTTGATAACGCAGAAACTGCAAAAAATTATCTTAATGAAGAATTTGGTTTTGAATAAAAACGACACGCCAAAGATGGATATAATTAATTACTTGGTTCACGATTACAACAAAAGTCCTTCGGATTTCCCTCTAGCTCAGTTTCTTTTACTGTTTTAGTTGCCTACCAACACAACTAACCATAATCAATTACACTACCTACAAGCTAAAAAACGACAATTCGACTTCAATAACTTAAAACAAAGGATCTAAATTCTATTAAGAATACTTCAGTTATATTTCAAAACAGAATGGTTAAAACCATATATTGCGGCATTATTATGGTTTAACATTTCACCAATAAATAACCTATAATAGAACCTTTTCTATTATGTATTTTTTAAAACCTAACCCCCCATTTTATGAACAATGTTATGTTTCGATCATTGCTATTAGCAGTTACAGTGTTGTTGTCTTCCTGCCAAAAAGATGATAGTTTTCCCCAAACCGATTATTCCATCGAGTCCAATGATTATTTCCAGATTAGCAGCAATTATCCCAATGGCTGGATCAAAGAGGCTAAACGAGTAGACAATCTTGAAAATCCATATGAGGAGTTTGAATATTATGAGAACGGTTATATAAAATCTGCTAAAATCTATTCCAGCTTTCCGCAACAACATGTATACATGGAAGTGAGCCGCAGTGAAGACAATAAACCGCTTTGGTCTAAATATTATACTCCTGAAGGTGATCTATGGTTTGAGACCGCATATGAGAATGGACTGGCTTCAGAGAAAAAAGTTTACAGCGAGAAAGGCTTTTCAGTGTATACTTATGAAGAAGGTGACCTTATATCCGTAGAATTTACAAGTGCCAATAATAGCGGAACAAGTTCAACTATTTACAACAAAACTGAAGGGACCAGAGCAGTTACGATTATAAAAGACGGAGCAACCATTCTAGAAGCAGTCTATCCTTACACCGAAAGTATTGGTGCCGCAATACTCACGAACAACCAGGTGCCACTGGCTAATCCCTTTGCCAATCCTGAAGGCAACTATAGCGAAATTAGTGAAGCTTTCTCTCATAATGCTATTTGGCAAAACAATGCCAACCCCATCGAAGACGTGCCTCAATATCGTGACTTTTACGAATTTTACGCTCCTAATAATACCTTTGCCACGAAATTTGCAGTCAGCTCAGAACTTTACCAATCGATAATTGAACAGTATCCAGTTACCGAAGATCAAGTTCTTACTTTAAATTATAGGTATAAAGAGGGTAGCAGTGACTTTCTCCCTCCTTATGAAGAACGATTGTCCCTAACTGACGAAATGGAACAGGATCCTGCCCTTTTCGAACTGAAATACGGAAATGAATATGTTGAAAAAGTGCATTACGGTAAAATACTCTATATGGTAGGGGCCTTACGTAATGTGCCTACCAACGATAATGCAGCTAATGAAATTAAAAATTTAGCCAGAAAGAAAATGAATTTCATCATTGATGGGGATGATCAGCTAACTGCTGAAGAACAGGAAGTATTAGATAAAGTGTGGTTTGAAGTAAAGTTTTTCTCGAGGCTCAAAGCTCATCGCAATGGAATTGTTTTAAATAACAGCGACGATTATAATGCGGTTATTCAGGAATTTCAAGATTCAGAAGCTTCGATCATTCAATTAGAGTATGCTGCATTTGAACATATGATTAGCGGAAATTAAAATTTATAACAACACCTATCAAAGAAGTCACCTATTTTAAAAAGGTGGCTTTTTTTATTTCCGACATTTTTTAGCTAGCGCTCGTTTTAAAGAATGACTTACCAATTATAAAAAAATGTGCCTTCCGATGTATCATTCACAATGCAAAAATCGCATCCCAATCAACAAACCAATTCAATTTTTTCTTATCTTAACTTAACATAACCAACTCAACACCAAATGCCTAAGCAAAAAGGAATTTTTCAAATAGTAGGCACCATAAACGGCGTATGCTATTACAAACGTAATGGAGAGTTCATCTCACGTAAAGCCGTAGGGCCCTCAAAAGAGCGCATTGCTAATGATCCTGCGTTTAAACCCGTCAAGCAAAACAACCAAGAGTTTGGCATGGCTTCCCATTTCTCTAAAGCAATACGCCAAGGTTTGCCCTCATCAATTGCGAGATGTAGAGATACGTATATGGCAAGCCGTATGTCTGGAATCTGCCGTAAGATCATCCAAAAGGGGAGTGGTGCCAAAGGAGAACGGGAAGCCAATCTACAAAACTGCCCAGAAGCGCTCATCGGCTTTGAGCTCAACAAATACCATTCTTTTTCAGAAGCATATCTCGCCACACCACAGGTATCCATAAATCAAGATCGCAGTAGGGCAAGCATCAGTATTGAAAAGATTAGCCCAAACCAGCTCAGAATATGCCCAAGCTCAGCAACCCATTTTCAATTGACCGCTACACTCAGCCTAGTACCCAACTACCAATGGCAACCAGAGATACAACAATACCAAACGGACTATCCAGAGAGTATCGGTTTAAGTAATACAAAATACACCAAGCCCTTATCGTGTCATACAGAACATCTCAACATCAACCTGAGACCTATAACACCAACCTTAGGCAATCTTCCGCCCGACTTAGCAATAACGATCTGGTTGGGCATCTCTTATTTACATTTCCACCAAAAACAGTTTCAGCCTTTGTCAAGCCAACAGGCCGCGCAGTGCATTGCCGTATGGTAAACCATAGCGTAACCGTACCTTATTAGGGTTTCACCCGTAGTAAAGCCGTATCAACATCGGGTCTATCCCATATCAACCTCGGGGTAACGTCGCTTATAAAGTAGGGCAGACCTAGCACTATTTATGAAGCAAATCAAGCAATCTCACAGGTAATTGCTATAAAAGTTGAAACCGTAGGTGCAAAAAAGTTTTTAGTTGAAGTAATGAATAAAGATTATTTAGCACAATATATACATGATTCAAAAGATGCTCCGTTTTAATATGATCTAAATTATAATCTTGTGTAGCGTAAATTGCCAGAGCAATTTGATTTTATAAAACAATTTAGCGCTTAGCAGCGAATATTTTGCATAACGGCTAATTATAGCTTAATAATATTTAATGATCAGTTGGTCGTAAAATAGCTGTTACATAATTACTCACGCATTTTAATTTAATTGTTAGAGTTCGTGAATCTCCTAAATTCGATTTGTCTGTAGATATAAACCTAAAGGCATCATATCTACAACTATGTAAAATAGAACAGAAAAAGTTCTATTCACTAATTTATTTATGATAACAACAGTCCTATAATTTATATTATGTAAAATAGACCGCTCAGCCACTTTACGAATCTTTGCCCGAAGTTGTTTAGCTATTAATATAAAAATGAACGTTTTCAAATCTACAATAAAAAAATGGTAAATCAAAAAGCAAAATAACAAATACGGTTCAAAACGTCAAATTCCGCTTCGCTCCAAAAATTTGCCTTATTTGCCCTCGTATTCGTATGTAGAGGCTAAAATTTACCAAAGAAAAAAAATCAAAAAAAAGTCAAAAAAAAAAAATTTATTATCACTCTATTGTAAAAGAAAAATGAGGACAAAATTTGCCCCCATTCTCAACCAAAAATTAACGCCATGACACGCAACTTTAAATCATTTCCTCGATGATGTAACCATTAAATTGAATGTTTAAAGACCTTTTTTCACCATTACGTAATGCGACATATAAAGAATCAAAATAAACATCATCATGTTCAATTAATCTACCACTTTGATGTTGAAATCTTAGCACAATAGTATTATCAAAATTATATCGCATTTCCGAGAATAATTCATAATTCCACTCATCGTTAAGAATTAAATTTGAAACCCATCTTATATTTCCATAAAAGAAACGTTTCTTTTTACCAACATCCAAACGTTCACGAAAATAGGCTGATTGCTCATAAGGTTCACCGAATTGTCTTTCAAAAAAACGAATAGGTTGTATAACCTTATAATTTTTATCCTCAATCCTAATAACGGATTTTGTAGGTAAATCCCCCTGATATTGCATTTCTGTTTGACTCATAATCTTAAGATTTCATATTTTTAGTATCAACACTTTTATATTTTTCATATGTACGATAGCCCGCCATCCCGAGCATACCCAATACAATAGTAATTAATTGACCTATTTCTAATTCAGGAGGGCTAACGGTAACACCTGAGGCACTTAGAACGAACTCTAACAAAGGTTGAAGGATAAAATTGTATGCAAGAGCAGAACCACACACCCAACCGATAAAAGGACGCCAACCCGCAACAAAAATAGATTTGTGATTAGCCTCTACTTTGTTTAACTCAACTTGTAACATATCAGATTGTCGCATCTGTTCTGTTAAACGCTCAATAAACTCACGTTGTTTTTGCTTATTACCTTTAAACAAATCCCAAAAATCCGAAGAATCAAGAACCCCGACCAATATTTTTATGATTTCATTCATTGCGTTCTAGTCTTATTAATCTATTATTCAAATCATGCATCATTTTTGAATTATCCCTGATATCACGACTATTAAATTTTGAAGCCTCTATTATCGGAGCAGTCTTATCGATATACATTTTTTCAGTAAATCTAGGCTCAGATAAGTATTCTCTTATTTCCTTACGATTTGCATCGTCGTACTGTTTTGAAATTAAAAGCATTTGTACTTGCTGCTCTAGCAATTTTTGACCGTTAAAAACACCTATTATCAAAAAAAGCATCAAAGCTTGTACAACTTTTATAAATCCATCGATATACGGACGGTATTTTTCGTTAAACGGACTATTATTTTCAGTAGTTTGGGGCATCTAAAAAACAATTTAAATTATGGGTAATACAGAAATAGCAGTAGGACTAACAATACTAGTAATTGTATTAATAATATTTTTTTCGGGCTTTATTATCGGAAGAGCTACCAAGAAAAGGTAAAAGCGTATAAATATATTCCATATCTGATGGAGATAATTCAGATAACATCATATCCATCAAGGATATTTCATCACCTATAAATGAATCTTGTGATCCAGTTCCATAGGTTTCTGAATAATTACGCAAACCAAATTTATTGGAAACTTTGTAAAAATCGGATTTACTAAGACCTTGTAAAGTCTGAAAAATAACATCTTCATCAGTTCCAAATCCTTTCATCGCATTATAAAGAACATCAGCCTTTTGTTGTGCTTGCAAGTCAGTTAAAGAACTACCAACTGAATTAGCTGTATCTGACAACTTTTTAAAAAAAGCTGAAATTTCATCTTTTAAAAAGTAATAAACCACTATAATCAATATGATAGGCAAAGCGTATTTTGACACCTTATCAAGTAAATTAGTGGTTTTACCCAAACCTTTTGAAGCTAATTTATAAACCATTATTAAAGCGAATTAAACCAAATTTTATTATACCAAGACGTTCTATAATTTTTAATCCCTTGCATTCTAAAAGACTCAGATGCATGGTTACGAATAAAAGCGTATAAATCATAATCAAAAGAAAACTTTAAACCGTAATACTGTGAAAGTCTTTGTAAATTCCAATCATTCCAACCTGACACAAAATCCTGAAAACCTGAAACATCGTCGTTTTTTATAAAAAACATAAATTTTTGCAGATGTTCATCCAAATCATTCACCCAATGCGAAGGAGTCAATTCTTTAGGTGTTGCAAAAATCCAGTT
Proteins encoded in this window:
- a CDS encoding TraB/GumN family protein, with translation MKKMVLPLVLLLITNLIGAQNTILWSINKSDSEKTSYILGTFHQMGNSFIDDRPEIKRLLNKSDIVIFESIEDRYENITKVMLNRTDDFSYREYLNKDDVDFLEEYTANWEVPISKHKPAELLVRLEQEYSKKNCGTINSNDTSEHMDEYLQSMVNQDKSKILGLESRSDQFNAINIVNNEEMTWEKAKNAFSNLESKFQKNKFKKRVCAMAKNYMKMKLDYQFEVKCAENDGILSNRNEKWMPIIENAIKNYNSAFIAVGLLHLQGQCGIIEQLRKNGYEVNPVKL
- a CDS encoding AraC family transcriptional regulator encodes the protein MNVQHYKPKHKTLKKHIAGYYFMTKSESRLPIHYLTFPTNNLIVSTSQDANVQFDFEKIMVTPSKNKNIVTDVVFRYTKPYEVFYQEPTNEITIKFNPLGINRFVPNISEYFDKGSCTNFQPFNDFNFEMQLIFDISNRDQQIEQLEKYWLSKFRAVELDRLETLLRDLEGELSIGEISEKYQISRQYLNKLILKNLGKTPSEYRKIYKFRKALLDFKSVNNLTELSYKSLFHDQSHFIKEFKSLTNIKPSSFFRNIDSNKDIAWLFI
- a CDS encoding amidohydrolase family protein encodes the protein MKKLLCSVFLITMILNLYAQSNQEKEPTFIKAGKLFDSEHGTILVNYIIKIENNKITEIGKNITIPKNGKVIDLSDYTVLPGLIDGHTHLMTLDDLNDDYPMAQKVLFEGDALRVLRGANRAKTWLEAGFTTVRDLGDSGPFLDVALKRAINEGTTVGPRMFVSGPIITSEGGQVFGLLKSERGVIKDEYTIIKNVDDAINAVRIHVNYGADLIKICANNSPNNTSLTIDEMKAIVKMAHRYNRKVTAHATYDMAVWEAVNAGVDGIEHGYQISDTTLTLMAKKGVALIPTDISKPLYHKAYDILDYQGDRDAAIKSIKDNYQDRLQRAIKAGVTILTGSDNYIDFKMPQGEAAKNILISYEEEGMKPFNILQSSTYLSAKFMGKEDELGILKEGAYADIIAVKGDLEHDFSNTIFNVVFVMKNGEIYVEKE
- a CDS encoding 3TM-type holin — translated: MNEIIKILVGVLDSSDFWDLFKGNKQKQREFIERLTEQMRQSDMLQVELNKVEANHKSIFVAGWRPFIGWVCGSALAYNFILQPLLEFVLSASGVTVSPPELEIGQLITIVLGMLGMAGYRTYEKYKSVDTKNMKS